The sequence below is a genomic window from Candidatus Dependentiae bacterium.
TATTTTCATATGTATTTGAAAGTTCATCAATGATAGGAAGCATCATTTTGCATGGAGGGCACCATTTTGCATAGAAATCAACAACAACGTTGCCTTGAGCTACATGCTTACGCAGAACTTTCGGAGCATCTTGTTTATTTTTTACCATATCTTGTAAATGTATACTTTTGCTTGGTTTTCGATTTTCTTGTATAGTTTCTTGTTTTTCTTGCCAGCATCCTGGTAGCATTATCGCCGATACTGTTAGCAAACAAGAGATGATTTTTGAGAGCATTTTGCATCCTTTCTTTTATTTTTTTTAAAGTCCCTATGTTAAAATATCATGTATGAGTAGTTTGAAGCAATAAAAAAACAAGTTTTGAGTTTAAGTTACCCAGATTCAACTCTGAAGTGCATAATTTAAGATAATAAAAAAGGCCAAGTGAAG
It includes:
- a CDS encoding thioredoxin family protein; translation: MLSKIISCLLTVSAIMLPGCWQEKQETIQENRKPSKSIHLQDMVKNKQDAPKVLRKHVAQGNVVVDFYAKWCPPCKMMLPIIDELSNTYENISFVKVDIDQFTDLANGFDVAGKHIAIQGVPVFYLFKDGAIVDQIDGGMHKEAFEQIMNASFGQ